In Veillonellaceae bacterium, the DNA window GAAACACGGGGACAGGGACACCGTTTCATTAGTATGATACCGATACTTGCTATGCCAGAATTTACCAATGCCCCTTCTTTGACCATCTCAATATAGAACCTAATAATTAGTCATATCGCTGAGTGTTAGTAAACACTACAATTTAATGCTCGCCTTAGTGTTGTCTTATAGTCAAACCCTTTCTTAGTCGGACCAAAGGGAGAATTTACCGGTACATCAACAATTGGCAATCCTGCATTTTTAAGCTCCTGACTAACCAAATCATATATAGATTTCATTACTATTATAATTCTTTCGGCATTCAACTCTTTCAGTTCAGTAATTAAGGCTGGTACGCCATCGATAATAGCTTGCCTTCTATCCTTTGACTTAGACTTATTAATTGGGTATTTTACCGTATCAACCAGATAAACACCTACAACTTTTAACTGTTCCAAAACAGCTATCTTTTCTTCTTTTGTTCTTACAGATATATTATTATCGTCTAATATTACTTTAGCAGTTTCCCTTAAAAGAATGTCTTTCTGATTATTGGCATACTCGACATTATAGAAATATTTCAATTGACTAAAATCATTGTTTTGAGGCATTGCTGGCGGACTTTCAGCTAACAATACAATTTTAATATTATCGGGTTTAAACTTCATTGCCATTGCTTTATAAATATCTTCTGTCATTTCACTTACCATTACTTTATCACCCCTTCTACCCAGGGAGAAAACAGCATCAAAATTTTGTCAATAATACTGTTCTCATTTAACATAGTAGAACTATTGTTGAACTCTTTAACTCCCCCGACCTCTAGTTCTACCGAAAGACAGGGGGACGGTGGTGCTGTCCTGCAAACAGTTAATATTATCATCAAAGACATCGAAAACAATTGTGGACACAACCACCGTCCCCTTGTCTCCCGCCTAAAAAGTCAAGCTCAAAAAAAAATTTGATATTTGATGGAATGTCTGCTATTACAGTCATTATTTGAGCCAAAATTGCTTGTCCATCTTCTGGTGTTATAAAAATTTCTTTATCGAACCCTTGACAAGATGCAATATCCCTTATTGGCAAGCTAAAGACCTCTCTCTTCAACATCCCACCCCCTTGCCTTTTGGGTAATTATACCAATAATATTAATTAGAAACAAATCTTGATTTTCATTTTTTTATTTGGTATAATGCGGCATTTTTCAATACTTCTCTTAGAGACGATTTGGGGAGTGCAAACCTGCAGCCAAGTAGGTTGACTGACAGATTAATGCTTATTCAAGACGACCATTGCAAAATAGTAAAAATAAAATTTTTATATAACCCGAAATTATAAAATCCATAGCCTTTTCCTCGGAAACTGGCTGACTATCCAGAGCTTATGTCCTAGAAGGTAACAAAGTCCAATTCTCTTGCGCCAGCTGCCTATGGCACCTGCTGGGTAATATGGAAAGCCGACGGCATTGTTAAGTGGCATTACACCAAAGCACGTTTTGAATAAATTATCACAATGGCTAAGACTACGATAGTTTAATATGTAACAGAAGAGTAAAGGATAGCTACGCTATCCCTTTACTCTTCTCATTTGCCAAATTCCGATTATCAAAAAAATTACGGTATATACCATTAGTACGCCGATAGACAACAAAGAAGGATCTTGACTCATGCCAGCCATGCGCAATCCATGGCTGGCATGAGTCAGCGGCAATATCTCAATAAGATAATGCATTAAAGTCGGCAGACGCTCTGTAGTAAAAAAAGTAGCACATAAAAACGACATAGGAGTCAATACATAAGTATTGAAGTTTGCCATTTCTTCATGGGAGTTCATAATCATAGCCGCTACAAAGCCAAGTCCAGAGAACAGAGCGCAGTTTAAAAGCAGTATAGGCCAAAACCAGCCAGAAATGGTTAGTGTAGCCCCAAAAACAAATGCCAATATAATAATTATAAGTGAAGATATTATACCGCGGATCATTCCGGATACCACTTTACCAATCACAAAAGATGCAGCAGTGATTGGAGCAATTTGATATTCTTCTAAGGTCTTATGATAAAGACGGCTCATATTCACAGGGGTGCCGACTGCATTGAAACTAATGATCATGGAGTTTAAGGCTAAAATACCCGGGACAATAAAGTCTAAATAACTTCCCCCCCGCACTTGGATTTGGCTACCAAGACCCCAGCCAAACGCAACTAGATACAGAACCGGGGAAACCATTCTGGATAAAATGTACCTGCCCAACCGTCGCCGAAGGACAACCCAGTCCCGCCATATTACTGTTTTAATATCTGCTAACATTAGTCTTTCACTTTCCTTCCTGTTAACTCAACAAATACATCTTCTAAATTCGTATTTCGTATCGTCGTGGCAGTGTCAAGACTATTTATAAAAGCTACAGCATCAGATCGCTCATCAAAAAAACGTGCTTTAATACCGTCAGCCTCCGACCATTCCACCGTATATTGACCTACCTGACGACGCAGGGCAGCCGGTGTGCCTGATATTATCAGCTTGCCTTTTTCCAATATGGCAACTCGCTGACAGAGAGCCTCGGCTTCTTCAATGTAGTGGGTAGTAAACAAAACGGTTAGGCCCTGATGATTAAGACTCAAAATTAAATCCCACAGCCGCCTTCGTACCTGCGGATCGAGACCAACAGTAGGTTCATCCAAAAATAATATTTTAGGGCGGTGCATTAGTGCTCGGGCAATCATTAGCCGCCTTTTCATACCGCCTGAAAAGGTATTTACCATTTCGTCAGCTCGGTCATTCAGTTCAACATACTTAAGAAGTTCTTTGATTCGCTGCCGTCTTTCTTGGGTGGGAATATGATGTAACCGCCCATGAAGTTCTAGGTTCTCCCAAGCCGTCAGATCGGCATCTAAGTTTAAGTGCTGGGGAACGCAGCCTAATAATGCTTTAATATTCTTGGCTTCTTCAGGTAAAGGAAGCTTATTGACAGTGATTGTACCGGCACTATGGGAGGCTAACATCGTAAGAATACGAATTAAGGTCGTTTTACCGGCACCATTTGGTCCTAGTAAGCCGAAAATTTCTCCTGTCTCAATAGATAAGCTTACATTATCCAGCACCGTCCGGCTGCCATATTGCTTAACCAAATCATTAATCTGGATCATAAACTAACCCCTTTTTTGTACAATAGGCTGGTCTGCAGACGCCACCAAACAACGGGGAATGCATATCGGCCGCTTGTTACTGTCCAGCCAGATATCAGCTTCTACATTAAATACCTCTCGAAGTGTATCAGTCCTTATGACTTGTTCCGGAGTTCCAACTGCGAACAGACTCCCCTTATTTAATACAGCAATGCGATCGGAATAGCGCGCAGCATGATTCATGTCGTGCAGTACCATTACTACTGTAATGCCCTCGGAATTGTTGAGCGCGGTTACCAGTTCTAATATCTCAAGCTGATGACAAATGTCTAAATAGGTAGTCGGTTCATCCAGCAACAGAATCCGTGGTTTTTGCGCAAGCGCCATGGCCAGCCAGACCCGCTGCCGTTCTCCCCCAGATAAGGTACTGACCAGTCTATCAGATAAGCTGGTCAGTTTGGTGCGTTCCATGGCCCAATCCAAGGCCAAACTATCTTCTCTTTTTGTATTTTTCCACCAATGCTGGTGAGGAAACCGGCCGTATTCGACCAATTCCCTTACAGTAAGATCACTCGGCGCACTGGTTGATTGGGGCAACACAGCCATCAAGCGTGCCAGCGCACTGGGATTGTAGGAATGTATGGCCTTATTATCAAGCAAAATATTACCTTGCTGGGGTTTTATGTTTCGTGCTAAGGTTTTTAGCAGCGTACTTTTCCCAGAGCCGTTTGGGCCGATTATCGACAGAACTTCTCCGCCTTTAATTGTTAGACAAAAATCCTTGAACAAGTATTGATCATCGAAACCCAGCGATATATGAGTTGCCTCTAACATGCTGTTTTACGGCTCCTTTCTCAAGAGGTATAGAAAAAAGGGGGCGCCGGCAAAAGCCATAATAATACCTACAGGCAGTTCAACCGGTGAAAATAGCGTTCGCGCCAAAGTATCACTAACGGTAATTACGGCAATTCCTAGCAAGGCTGAGGCCGGGATTAAAAATCGATAGTCTGAGCCGATAATAAGTCGGGCGGAATGAGGCACTACTAAGCCGACAAACCCCAGCAAACCTGCAACACTAACAGCGCTCGCCGCTAATAAAGCCGCTACAACCGTCAAAGCTAATCTCGTCCGCTCGACGGACAGTCCCAGTCCGGACGCAACTTCATCGCCAAGTTCTAAAACATTGAGAGCTTTTGCACTAAACAGAGCCAACAAGCCGCCAGCAATGCTATAAGGAAGAATTGCATACAGATGCGGCCAGCTTCGTGCTGAAAGGCCGCCCACCATCCACATCAATGCCCCATGAACCCGATCACTGTAAAATACCAGTAAGCCTGCAATTCCCGCCCCAAGAAAAGCGGAAACTGCCACACCGGCCAAGATAATCCGTACCGGACGGATGCCGCCTTTCCATGCCAAAATATAGATGGCAAAAGCTGCTCCCATAGCCCCGGCAAAAGCTGCCGGGGTAAGAAGATACTCATGATGAGGGAATAAAATCAAGATAACGATTCCAACAAGTCCTGCCCCAGAGGAAACACCGATAATATGCGGATCAGCAAGCGGACTTCTCATTATCGACTGGAGCAAAGCTCCGGAAAGAGCCAGATTCATCCCGACCAAAGCAGCAACCAACGTTCGCGGCAGCCGGATATTCCATATAATCTGGCTTAGCGAAGTTGAATTGGGATTAAGGAGCGTATTAATGACCTCTCCCACTGGAATGCCAGATGCGCCTTGGGCTAGACTTAGCAGTATCCCGCCCCCGGCAACAGCAGCCAACAAACCAAGCATAAGCAGCCGTTGTGTCATTCTATGACTGCGACCAGTAAACAACTCTGGCTTATTTTGCACTGCCATACACCTCAGGATATACAAGCTTGCCCATATACTCCACAGCCTCTGGCATCCTCAGACCAGGATTCAACAAAAAGAGTTCTGACGGCAAAAAATAAACCTTTTGTTCTTTTACCGCCCGCAGACTTTTCCAAGCTGGGTTGCTTTGCACATCTGCCCACATCCGTTTCTCGATCTCAGCCTTGTCCCCCATGGTTACAACAAACATGATATCAGGGTCATTTTCCACAAGTTTCTCCATACTGTAAGGAACTGTATCGTTATCAGCGTTAACAGGCATGCTGCCTGCAGCAATGTTGACAAGCCCAAGTTCCTTTGCAATACTTCCGGCGATTGTTGTATCAAGTTCAACTGTGACGCTCTTGGAAGTAGCATGTAAAATCGCAACCTTGCGGCTTTTGTCCACCGGTAATTTCGCAATAATTGTCTGAATCTGTGACTGTATGTTTTGGATAACCAACTCAGCTTTGGCCTGCGTTCCGGCAATGCTGCCCAACAGACGAGTAATCTCTATATTATCTTCCAATGTTTTATATCTCAGGATAATAATCGGGATATTATTGCTTTCCATACTTGGCACTAACTTTTCATGCAGCCCTTGAACGCCAATTACGAGATCCGGCTGAAGTGCTGCCAGTTTTTCCAAATTGATATTATATACAAAGCCAACCTCGGGAACACTAAGTGCCGCTTGGGGTATTGTGCCAGACTTCGAATTGGGCCGTCCAATAGCCTTGCCATCAACACTGTATAATAAATTTACAAATGATGGTGATAGTAAAACAATTCTTTGGGGTTTTTGCGGAATGGTGACAGTGCGCCCGATACTGTCTTTAATTGTCAAGTATGCCGATGATGGTAAAGAATCCGGTGTAGTTCGGGGCTTACTTCCGCTAAAACATCCTGCCGTTAAAAATGAAATAAGCAGTATGTTTACCAGCGCAAGCATCAGCAATCGCTTGCTCAAGGTCTTCACTTCCTTCTTCGGGATATAATCGTTGATAAGTAATTAAGCTGTTGAGTTTTTTCGGTATCCTGCAATTTATCAACTACAACTTCGTCCTCCAACCCACACCGGCTGGTCAGGACGGCATGCTCGGCTAAACCATGACGCTCTAACTTTTCCACTACTTGGTTAAAATTTTTGTAAACCTTCATTAGAACCACATTATCAGACACAGCAAGCGCTTTATCCAATTTGTCATCGTCCATAGTGGCAGGTATAATGCTTAATACATCATCGCCTTCTACCAGCGGATAGCCAAGCCGGCTGCCAATAGCACAAAAAGCGGTAATCCCAGGAACAGTTTCGATAGGATAACCGCAGTTTTCCAAAAGCCGATAAACGTAAATATAAGTGCTGTAAAACATCGGATCGCCCAGAGTAAGAAATACGACTTTTTTCCCTTGTTTCAACAAATCCAAAATTATTCCTTTATTAGTATCCCACGCCTCAGACAATGTTTCGGTGTCAGACACCATCGGAAAAACCAATGTAATAATCTCCGTGCTTTGATTTAAGAACGGCTTGGCGATTGTAAATGCCAGACTTTCTTCTTTCTTTTCAGTTTTAGGTGCGATGATGACATCGGCCTCCTGAATTACCTTGACTGCTTTTAGAGTAAGTAAGTTAGGATCCCCTGGACCAACTCCAACGCCGTAAAATATTCCTGTCATAGTTACCTCCAAAGTATAAAGCTAATTTACGATAAAACGGCGCAAAATCAACCCCGGCCATTGGCCAGGGTTGATTTTATCACGCTTTTACACGACGATAAAGCGCGACTTGCTTAAGATAGCGTTTTAACTCCATCTGAAGCTTAGTCGTACTTATCCAGGGACTTAGACGTTGTTAACTCTCACTTAAGAAACTTGGAGTCTTACAGCGTCTTGGTCATAGGATAAGTCCTAGAATGTATAATTCAATGTTATTTCGGTCGAGTTATTCTTGACACCATTTGAAATTTGTTTTTGATCTTTATAAACTGCCTCCAAGCTTAAAGCATCGTTGATTTGATAATTTGCCCCATAATGGATGCCGCGGTTATCGTTGTCAAAGTCACTGCCGCCGCCCATGCTGGCTTGTTCCTCAACTCTGAAACCGGTAATGGAGGCAGCTGCCTTTCCATCGAAATCATAACCCCATACTACGGCATACGCCTTATTAGAGACACTGCTATTTGATTTTGCAAATTCAGCGGTTAAATTATGCTTTCCGTATTTATACGTGCCGTCAACAGCCAAATGGTTGGTGTTTGCTTGGCCAGCTTCTTTATTAACATAGCGGGCTGCTGTTGCTCCATAAGTCCAAGTATCATTCGGACTGTATGCAGCCCTCACGGCATACAAGCGATTATCGTCCGAACTGTAATTGTCTTCCTGCCCAAAGAAGGCTGAGATTTCAGTATTTCCTACATTACCATTGATCAAAAGACCGTCTGCAAAGGCGCCTTGACCAATATTCGAGTCCGACCGGCTGTATAAGAGAGCAGTTGCCCCGACGGTAATATCTTGGCGGCCAAGTTTGTAAGTCAGCTCATCCTTGTTCCAAATTACCCCAAATTGGTCCAATGCGAAAACTTCTTTCTTGCCATCACTATAATACGGGGTATCAAAATCTCTAAATTGAGTTTTTGATACATTTTGTGCTCCAAGGCGGGTGTATAAAAATGTGTTTTCATTCAACTTAGCTTTAGCTTTTAATGTCAGCGTTGAAACGAGACCATCTTTCGCGGACTCACCGTCTTCATGATCGCGTTGATATTTTAGCGACAAATCACCGGAAAGTTCTACCGGATCGGCCAATGCAACCGGAGCAAAGGCGAGATTGAGTAGTGTGCATAAAGCAATTAAAGTCGTTTTTTTCACCTTAGAATCCTTCTTCCCAACGATAACTCGAAATCGTTATTTATTTTCTTTCATAGGTTTGCTCAATTACATCTTTTACGTGTTGAACATAGATGTCTTGAATAGCTGAATTTTCTCCCAGACCATGGACATAGGTATCTACTTTAAATCCGGCCTTAAGGAGCTGCGCTTTGGCTGAGTCGTCTTCGTCACCGGCCATATCATTATTGGCATGATCGCCAGCTACCAGCATGAACGGCATTAAGGTAACTTTCTTTATTTTATTTTCTTTTAATTTATCGATTACTCGTTCAAAGGTCGGATATCCTTCAACGGTATATACAAATACATTATTCAGACTGGCATCAGCCATTTTCATTTGGAGTACAGCATAAGCAGCATTGGAAGGGTGAACCCCGCCATGTCCCATGAATACTACAGCTTCACGGCGTCCTAATTCAGGGAACTGCGTTTGTACGGCTTTGATGGCTGTTGCATAATCATCGGGTTTTTCTTCCTGGCCCATATAGTACAGCATCGGCCGGCCGAGCGATATTTTATCAAAGGCTTTACTTTGCTCATAGGAATTTACAATACTGCGAACTTTTTCATATTCAGCGCCGGCTTCAATGTGAAGAGGCTGAACAATTACTTCTTTGTATCCTTCAGCTTTTAGACGTTCTAAAGCTTGTCTTTCAGTATCCACTTGGATGCCATCTCTTTCAGCTAACCTTTTGATAATGATTCGGGAGGTAAAAGCGCGGCGAACCTCATAATCAGGAAAAACAGCCTGGATTTTGTTTTCTACACTTTCAATTGTCAATTTGCGGGTCTCAGGGAAGGTAGTACCAAAACTTACCACAAGGATAGCTTTTTTGTCTTTTACCGCTGGCGCTGCAGAAGCCTTATTACCGAAGCCGGCAGCTCCAGAACTCATTGTAATAAAAAGGGCCAAAACAAGAATCGAAACGATTTTTTTCATTTTTCTTCCTCCTTGAATTAGTATCTTTCAGTTTACTTATGGTTTATGGATCGACCTCCTGTATCACCCGCCTCTCTGCTTGTCGTAAAAATTAAGTTTATAGTTAATGCTAATTAATTTAAAAGGGAGTCCCTATGCAGGGACATGTTGCGGTTCCCAAACGCAACCATGGAAAAATATTAGAGTTACATGAGTAACGAAACCCGCAAATTGGCTATCCGGCAAATAAGAAACCCTCTCTGAAAACCATACAGAGAGGGTGATATCACCAAGAGTAGTAAATCCAAATAAAAATCCCGGCATAATAATAGCCGGG includes these proteins:
- a CDS encoding iron ABC transporter permease, producing the protein MTQRLLMLGLLAAVAGGGILLSLAQGASGIPVGEVINTLLNPNSTSLSQIIWNIRLPRTLVAALVGMNLALSGALLQSIMRSPLADPHIIGVSSGAGLVGIVILILFPHHEYLLTPAAFAGAMGAAFAIYILAWKGGIRPVRIILAGVAVSAFLGAGIAGLLVFYSDRVHGALMWMVGGLSARSWPHLYAILPYSIAGGLLALFSAKALNVLELGDEVASGLGLSVERTRLALTVVAALLAASAVSVAGLLGFVGLVVPHSARLIIGSDYRFLIPASALLGIAVITVSDTLARTLFSPVELPVGIIMAFAGAPFFLYLLRKEP
- a CDS encoding sirohydrochlorin cobaltochelatase — translated: MKKIVSILVLALFITMSSGAAGFGNKASAAPAVKDKKAILVVSFGTTFPETRKLTIESVENKIQAVFPDYEVRRAFTSRIIIKRLAERDGIQVDTERQALERLKAEGYKEVIVQPLHIEAGAEYEKVRSIVNSYEQSKAFDKISLGRPMLYYMGQEEKPDDYATAIKAVQTQFPELGRREAVVFMGHGGVHPSNAAYAVLQMKMADASLNNVFVYTVEGYPTFERVIDKLKENKIKKVTLMPFMLVAGDHANNDMAGDEDDSAKAQLLKAGFKVDTYVHGLGENSAIQDIYVQHVKDVIEQTYERK
- a CDS encoding ABC transporter ATP-binding protein, giving the protein MIQINDLVKQYGSRTVLDNVSLSIETGEIFGLLGPNGAGKTTLIRILTMLASHSAGTITVNKLPLPEEAKNIKALLGCVPQHLNLDADLTAWENLELHGRLHHIPTQERRQRIKELLKYVELNDRADEMVNTFSGGMKRRLMIARALMHRPKILFLDEPTVGLDPQVRRRLWDLILSLNHQGLTVLFTTHYIEEAEALCQRVAILEKGKLIISGTPAALRRQVGQYTVEWSEADGIKARFFDERSDAVAFINSLDTATTIRNTNLEDVFVELTGRKVKD
- a CDS encoding ABC transporter substrate-binding protein, which produces MLALVNILLISFLTAGCFSGSKPRTTPDSLPSSAYLTIKDSIGRTVTIPQKPQRIVLLSPSFVNLLYSVDGKAIGRPNSKSGTIPQAALSVPEVGFVYNINLEKLAALQPDLVIGVQGLHEKLVPSMESNNIPIIILRYKTLEDNIEITRLLGSIAGTQAKAELVIQNIQSQIQTIIAKLPVDKSRKVAILHATSKSVTVELDTTIAGSIAKELGLVNIAAGSMPVNADNDTVPYSMEKLVENDPDIMFVVTMGDKAEIEKRMWADVQSNPAWKSLRAVKEQKVYFLPSELFLLNPGLRMPEAVEYMGKLVYPEVYGSAK
- a CDS encoding ABC transporter ATP-binding protein, coding for MLEATHISLGFDDQYLFKDFCLTIKGGEVLSIIGPNGSGKSTLLKTLARNIKPQQGNILLDNKAIHSYNPSALARLMAVLPQSTSAPSDLTVRELVEYGRFPHQHWWKNTKREDSLALDWAMERTKLTSLSDRLVSTLSGGERQRVWLAMALAQKPRILLLDEPTTYLDICHQLEILELVTALNNSEGITVVMVLHDMNHAARYSDRIAVLNKGSLFAVGTPEQVIRTDTLREVFNVEADIWLDSNKRPICIPRCLVASADQPIVQKRG
- a CDS encoding ABC transporter permease, which codes for MLADIKTVIWRDWVVLRRRLGRYILSRMVSPVLYLVAFGWGLGSQIQVRGGSYLDFIVPGILALNSMIISFNAVGTPVNMSRLYHKTLEEYQIAPITAASFVIGKVVSGMIRGIISSLIIIILAFVFGATLTISGWFWPILLLNCALFSGLGFVAAMIMNSHEEMANFNTYVLTPMSFLCATFFTTERLPTLMHYLIEILPLTHASHGLRMAGMSQDPSLLSIGVLMVYTVIFLIIGIWQMRRVKG
- a CDS encoding porin is translated as MKKTTLIALCTLLNLAFAPVALADPVELSGDLSLKYQRDHEDGESAKDGLVSTLTLKAKAKLNENTFLYTRLGAQNVSKTQFRDFDTPYYSDGKKEVFALDQFGVIWNKDELTYKLGRQDITVGATALLYSRSDSNIGQGAFADGLLINGNVGNTEISAFFGQEDNYSSDDNRLYAVRAAYSPNDTWTYGATAARYVNKEAGQANTNHLAVDGTYKYGKHNLTAEFAKSNSSVSNKAYAVVWGYDFDGKAAASITGFRVEEQASMGGGSDFDNDNRGIHYGANYQINDALSLEAVYKDQKQISNGVKNNSTEITLNYTF
- the cobI gene encoding precorrin-2 C(20)-methyltransferase yields the protein MTGIFYGVGVGPGDPNLLTLKAVKVIQEADVIIAPKTEKKEESLAFTIAKPFLNQSTEIITLVFPMVSDTETLSEAWDTNKGIILDLLKQGKKVVFLTLGDPMFYSTYIYVYRLLENCGYPIETVPGITAFCAIGSRLGYPLVEGDDVLSIIPATMDDDKLDKALAVSDNVVLMKVYKNFNQVVEKLERHGLAEHAVLTSRCGLEDEVVVDKLQDTEKTQQLNYLSTIISRRRK